From Verrucomicrobiota bacterium:
CATCGCGGACTGCACGGGCGACAACGCCGGCGATTCCGTCGGGCCGACGGCGGACGGATTCGAGACGTATGGCGTGACGGGTGTGGCGTTGATCGCGTTTCTTGCGCTGGCGCTGGCGCAACCCGCGCAGCAAGCAGCCTGCGGGCAGCTCATCGTGTGGCTGTTCGTGATGCGCATGTTGATGATCCTCACTTCCCTCGGCTCTTACTTCATCAATGACGTCGCCTCCAAGTCGCTCTTCGGCGCGAACAAGGACTTCGACTGGGAAGCGCCCCTCACCAATCTTGTGTGGCTGACGTCCATCTCGTCGGTCGTGGTCACGTTCGGCGCGAGTTACCTGCTGCTCGGCAGCTTCAAAGGCATGCCCGACCTGTGGTGGGTGCTCTCGATCATCATCTCGTGCGGCACGCTCGCCGGCGCGATCATCCCGGAATTCACGAAAGTCTTCACCAGCACCCACTCGCGGCATGTGAAGGAAGTCGTCACCGCGTCGCGTCACGGCGGCGCCTCGCTCAATGTCCTTTCCGGTTTGGTCGCGGGCAACTTCTCCGGCTTCTGGATGGGCCTCGTGATCATGGTGCTTATGCTCATCAGCTACGTGGCCGCGACTTACACCGGTTCTCCCGTGCTCCAGCTCATGCCGGATGTTGCGTTCGCCGCACCCATCTTTGCATTTGGACTCGTGGCCTTCGGGTTTCTCGGCATGGGCCCGGTGACCATCGCCGTGGACAGCTTTGGCCCGGTCACCGACAACGCGCAGTCGGTTTACGAACTGAGCCAGATTGAGTCGGTCCCGAACGTGAAAGAGGAGATCAAGAAGGACTTCGGTTTTGATGCCGACTTCGAACACGCCAAGCACGAACTCGAGAAGGGTGACGGCGCTGGCAACACCTTCAAGGCCACTGCCAAGCCCGTGCTCATCGGCACCGCCGTTGTCGGCGCGACCACGATGATTTTCGGCATCATCATGCTCCTCAAGAGCATCCCCGAATACAGCGCGGTGATTGAGAAACTCTCGCTCGTGCAACCCGAAGTCGTGATGGGCCTGGTCATGGGCGGCGCGGTGATTTACTGGTTCACCGGCGCGAGCACCCAAGCCGTCGTCACCGGCGCCTACCGCGCCGTCGTGTTTATCAAGGAAAACATCAAGCTCGACGCGTCGAAGGCCTCCATCGCGGATTCCAAGGAAGTCGTGAAGATTTGCACCGTCTACGCGCAGAAAGGCATGGTGAACATCTTCGTCGTCATCTTCTGCTTCTCGCTCGCGCTGCCCTTCTTCAACCCCTACTTCTTCATTGGCTACCTCATGGGCCTCGCATTCTTCGGGCTGTTCCAGGCCATCTTCATGGCGAACGGCGGCGGCGCATGGGACAACGCGAAGAAAATCGTCGAGGTGGACCTCCGCCAGAAGAACACGCCCCTCCACGCCGCCACCGTCGTCGGCGACACCGTCGGCGATCCCTTCAAGGACACCAGCAGTGTGTCCCTCAACCCCGTGATCAAGTTCACGACGCTCTTCGGCCTGCTCGCCGTCGAGATCGCCGTCGCCATGACCAATCAGACAGTCAAGTATGCCATCGGCGGCGTGTTTGCTCTTGTCGCGCTTGTCTTTGTTTACCGGTCCTTCTACGGGATGCGCATCCCCGAGGAGAGCATCAAGACGTAGCCCACAGCCGGTCACCCACCCGCGCACGTCATCAACCGACCGGTCAAGCGCGAGCCTTGACGCCGGGAGGCCCGAGGCCGATAGTCACGCCGCTGACCGGGGGCGCACTGGTTTCGACTTGGAAGATGCGCCAGAGGCGGCATGCCGAGGACGATGCGTTGGCCTCGTAAATCACCGCATCAAACATCAAAAGCTAACGACGAGTTGGCCCTCGCGGCTTAAGCCCCGCGACGTTCACCGGTGGACGCCTGCTTAACCGGATGAACGCCATAGCAGGATAGGTCGATGGCGGAGACTGCGCGACAGCGACCGAAACACTTTCATGCGGACTACGCTCTGGGATTCGAGTCCGGTCGTGATCCCAAAGCCGACAACCAACCCGGACTAAGCATGTAGTCGCGGCTGGCAATTCCTCCAAGGACGCGGGTTCAACTCCCGCCGCCTCCACCAGAATTTATCGAAGTTCTTGCGGACCGACTTCTGGCTTCCCCCCGCTGGCGTTGACGCGCAGGGCGCAATCCGGTTTGCTCCGGGCCGTTGAATCCCTCGGACGCCGCCAAATCCACCTCTTGTTTCCCCCCCGGCGGGAACTACGTGCTCTGGATTTTGTGGCTGACCTACGGCTCGTTTTACTTCTGCCGGAACAACCTCGGCGTCGCGCTGCCGGGCATTCAGACGGAGCTCGGGCTCGACAAGTCGCAACTTGGCGACGTGCTCATGGCGCTCAAGCTCGCCTATGGTGCGGGACAGTTCCTCAACGGCCAGCTTGCCGAGCGGTTTCCGCCACGGCGGCTGCTTGCGCTTGGCATGCTCCTGTCGGCCGCGCTGAACGTTGCGTTCGGGTTCGGTGCGGCGCTGTGGTTTCTCATCTTTGTGTGGGCGTGCAATGGTTACGTGCAGGCGCTCGGCTGGCCGCCGACGATGCGCGTCGCCGCGAACTGGTTCGAGCTGCATCACCGTGGCCGCGCCATCGGCATCATCGGGACGGGCTATCAGCTTTGCGGGGCGCTGACGTTTGTCGTCGCAGGCTGGGCCGCGGAGAAGTTCGGCTGGCGCGGCGCGCTCTACGTGCCGGCCGGGATTCTCCTGGCGAGCGCGCTGCACATGTGGTTCACGCTGGTAGAATCGCCCGGGGCGGCGGGCGCGACAGCAGCGGATCGGGCGTCGGATGTTTTATCCAAACCGGCCGCGACTTCCATCTGGCACAACATCGGGACGACGCTCTCGAACCCCGCCCTCTGGCTCGTCGCGCTCGCGCTCTGCCTGCTCGACGCATGCCGCTACGGTTTCACCGATTGGGGCGTCACGCACTTGAAGGAGGTGCAGGGCGCGACCGTGAGCGGCGCGGCGTTCAAGTATGCGGTGCTCCCGTTCGGTGGCATCGCGGGCGCATATCTATCCGGCTGGGCGACGGACCGGTGGTTTGGCGGTCGTCGCGCGCCGGTCATTTGTGTGCTGCTCGTGCTGCTCGGCCTGCTCTCGGTGGCCTATAACACCGTCATTCACTGGGGCATGGGCTCCTCGGTGACGATCCTCTTCCTCATCGGCTTTTGCATTTTCGGCCCGCAAGTCCTGCTCGTCGGCACGCTGCCCGTGGACCTCGCGCGGCGCGGCACGGCGGCGGCGGCGGCGGGCTTTGTGAATTTCATGGGCTACATGGGCGCGGCCGCGGGCGACAAGTTCACCGGCCACCTCGCGCAGGACCATGGATGGAAGTTCGCCGTGTGGTTCTGGGCGTGCTGCGCGTTCGCCGGCGCGGCAGTGATCGCATTCCTGTGGAACGCCGGGAGGAAGCCGGAGGCCGCGTCGTCCGCGCCGTGAAATCCACTTCCCATGGCGCCGTCCTCCGTGTTCCATCGCACCGTCACCATGCGGGCCATCCTGATTGCAGCGGGTCGCGGACGCCGGCTCATGCCAATGACGACGGACACGCCCAAGTGTTACGCCGAGGTCCACGGCCGCCGGTTGCTTGACTGGGCGCTGCGCGCGTTCGCGGGCGCGGGCGTGACGGACATCTGCTTCATCGGCGGTTATCAGATCGAAAAGGTCCGACGCGACTACCCGAAGTTCACGTTCCGCCACAATGCGGGATGGGAACACAACAACATCCTCGCCTCGCTCATGCACGCGGAGGACTTGATGGGCGAGGGCTTCATCTGCTGCTACTCGGACATCCTGTTCACGGCCGACGTCGTCCGCCGCGTGCTCGACTTGCGCGCCGACATCGCGCTCAGCGTGGACACGCGCTGGCTCGAACGCTACCAGCACCGCACGCAACATCCGCCCGACGACGCCGAGAAGGTCACCGCGCACAATGGTCACGTCACGCGCGTGCACCGCGGCATCGCCCCGCACGAGGCGCACGGCGAATACACGGGCATCGCGAAGTTCACGCCGGCCGGCGCCGCGCAGTTGCGCGACGCCTTTCACCTCGCGCGCTCGAAGCACGCCGGCAAACCGTTCCGTGAAGCCGCCGTGTTCGAGAAGGCCTACCTCATTCATCTCTTCCAGGAAATGATCGAGGGGGGCGCGACGTTCGCCCACGCCGACACGCCCGGCAGCTACATGGAAGTGGACACGCAGGAGGACTTCGAGCTCGCGCGCCTGCACTGGCGCGGGGACACGGATTGAGCAACCAAGATTTCGGCGATGAGCATTCTCTTCCCAACCTCCGTCGTCGGCTCGCTGCCGCGCCCGCCATTCGTCCTCGACCTCATCCACGGCCGCCCGCCGCTCGCGCCCGACGATTACGAGCGCCGCATGCAGGCCGCCGTCCGTTACGCCGTGGCGATGCAGGAGCACGCCGGGCTCGACGTCCTCACCGACGGCGAGTGGTGGCGCAAGTCCTACATCGGCGTCATCGCCGAGCTTGCGCGCGGCTTCGAGCTGGGCACGTTGCCCGACGGCCGGCCCTTCACGCTCGTCACCGACAAGCTCGCGCCGAAGACGCCCGGCTTCATCGCGCGCGAAGTCACCTTTCTCAAGACACTCACCAGGCGGCTCGTGAAATCCACGCTCCCTTCGCCCGCGCTGCTCGGCGAGCGCATGTGGTCGCCGGACCAATCCGCTCGCGCATATCCGAACCGCAACGACTTCGTGCGCGACTGCGTGCCCGTGCTGCGCCGGGAACTCGAGCTCATCCGCGACGCCGGCGCTGACATCGCGCAAATTGACGACCCGCACCTCTGCCTCTTCGTGGATCCCGCGGTGCGCGCGAAATACCCCGACCCGGACGCCGCCGCGGGCTTTGCCGTGGACATGATCAATGCGGTCGTGGACGGCGTGAAGGGCATCAAGCTCGCCGTGCACCTCTGCCGCCGGGCGGGCGGCCGAGCCCGTGGCGAAGTCGCGCACGAGGGCGGCTACGGCCCGATCCTCACGCACTTGAACCGGCTGAAGGTCCACCACCTCACCATGGAGTTCACGTCGCCCGCCGCCGGCGACAAGGCCGTGTTCCGCCAGCTCCGCGACGATTTCGAGATCGGCTTGGGCTGCGTCGGCGTGACGCCCGGCGTGGTGGATTCGGCCGAGACCATCGCGTCGCGCGTGCGCGAGGCGCTGAAGTTCCTGCCCGCCGACCGCATCACGCTGAATCCGGATTGCGGCTTCGCGCCCGGCTCCGGCGCCGTGGTGAGCATGGACGAGGCGTATCAGAAGCTCTGCAACGAAGTCGAAGCGGCGAGGATGCTGCGCGACGAGGCGGGCTCCCAAGCGGAGAGTCGCCCGATGGCCGTGAGGAGCAAACTGCGTGGTTGACTTCGTCGGCGCGGAGTTTATAAGAGATGCCAACCCAAGCTGCTCATCGGCAGCAAAATTTCCGACGCAAATGAGAACAACACACCGGCGCAGCCCTCTGGGGGAACCGTGTCGAAACGCACGCAACGGCTTCACACTGATCGAACTCCTGGTCGTCATCGCGATCATCGCGATACTGGCGGGCATGCTTTTGCCGGCGTTGTCCAAGGCGAAAGCAAAGTCGGCGGGCGCCAGATGCCAGGCGAATTTGAAGCAGTTGCAGCTTGGTTGGCATCTTTACACGGAAGATTTCGACGGTCGGTGCGTCGATAATATGGATTCGCCTGCACGAAGCTGGGTTCGCGGCAATTTGAACTTTACTGCGGGGAACGCCATCAACACCGACAAACTGTGCCTCATTGGCCGCGACGTGTTGGTTAACAATTATCCAAGTCCGTTGATTGGCAATGCGACGCCGACGAACGGGATGTTAGGCTCCTACGTGGGGTTTCAGCCCGGTGTCTTCAAGTGCCCCAGCGACAAGTCTCAAACGACGGTCGGCCCGCGGAATCGGAGCGTGTCGATGCTCCAAACCGTAGGCTGGAACGTGAACAACCGCAGTTGGGTCAACAATGCCTACCCAAACCCGCAGACTCCGTTCAAAGTTTACCGGCGGGTGGAGGACATGACCAAACCCACCCCCTCGGACTTGTTTGTCTTCTTGGATGAGCACCCGGACGGCATCAATGACGGTGGATTCGCAGTCCAGTGTATCCGAGACCAGGATATCGGTGGTGTCGCAAATTCTCAGATTATCGACTTCCCGGCTCCTTACCACAACTTGAACAGCGCATTCTCGTTTGCTGACGGCCACTCGGAGTTTCGCAAATGGACTGGCCCGGCAATCATGCCTGTCAAATATCAGGCGTCGGCGCCTATTGTAGTCGCAGGGCGCAATCCGGACTACTTGTGGCTACGCGATCACGCGTCGTCTGCAGATTAGTCGGTCGATGATGGTATCGGCGGCGTGCGGTTGACTGTCACAATTCCTAGCAGGGTGATGGGGATCAAAATGAAACAGTTCGTCTGCATCGGGACGTTGGCGGCGACGCTCGTCTTGGGCGCTTGTAGCAAACGTCCGGAGACATCGACGGTTTCCCCGCCGGTTGCACCACCTCAACCGGCAACACCGCTTGTGACGCCCAAGCCGCCCCCTCCTCCACCGCACGATGCTCAGCCGAGTGCTGCGCAGGCACCATCCCAAGGGGCACCGGTCCAATCAGTTGAGGAACTTTCGCGCAGCACTGAATTGGCCGACTTGTCAAAGGCGCTCAACATCTACTACGCGCAGAAGAAGCGATTTCCAGCCAGCGTCAACGAACTTGCTTCGATCACTCCCAACGGCATACCCAAGCTTCCGCCCGGCTACCGTTACGTGATCGATACGCAAAACAGGATGGTCCTCATCGCGAAGTAGGTTGCTTTCCCACGGTTTGTTGAAGTGCCGAAACAAGGAGTGCTTCGATCAGTCCCCATCACCCCAAATGCCTAGTCGTCCGACCAGGACGTAAGCTCTTGGGTGAGCAGGCTGGGCCGAAAGGGCTTTTTCGCTGCACACTTATTCACCTAAGGTTTTGGGCGGACCTTCGAGCCAAGTCGCCTTTGACCTTTCGAGTCGCTCCCTCCAAGAAGTCGGATTGCGGATTCACCCTCATCGAACGTCTCGTCGTCATCGCCCTCCCCGGGCCTTCGCCCCCGCACTGAGGAATGGGATCAAGATGACGATTAGGATTCGGAGGAACCCGGCAACTCATCGCCGCTTCGGTGCCGCGCCCGCGCCGCTCTTGATGAACGCAATCAGGTCAGCCATTGCCTGCGGGTTCAAATTCGCCTCCAACCCTTCGGGCATCATCGAGAGGCCGCCGGTCTTCAGCTCCACGAGGTCGGCGCGCAGCACGGTGTCGTCCTGGCCGCCCGCGTTGCGGAGGGTGATGCTGTTCGGCGTCTCGGCCACGATGATGCCGCTGACGTCGCGAAAATCCTTCGTGTAGCCGATGTAGTACACGTAGGCAGGGTCCACCGCCTGACTCGGGTCGAGAATGGCCGTGAGCAATTGCGACACGGGCTTGTCCGCGACCGTGCCGAGGTCCGGCCCGACTCCGCCGCGCCCGCCGCCGCCGACGCGATGGCACGTGCCGCACAGCCCACCGAACACGGCACCGCCGCGTTGCGCGTTGCCCGTCAGCGCCTCCACGCCCTTGAAGCGTTCGATGACTTTGGCGCGGTCGGGGTTCACGCGCGTGAAGAGCTTCGCCGCGCGCTCACGGATCGCGGGCTGCGTGTGCGCGAGCAACACCTGCTGCTGCGCGAGTCCGAGCGCGCTGGCCGTGAGCTTGCCGGCCTCGATGGCGCCGAGCAACGACTGCGTCCACTCCGCGCGGCTCAACAGCGCGGACAAGGCCTCGCCGCGCACCGCGGGCATCAACTCGTTCCACTTCGCGAGCAAACTCTCCGCGACGAGCGGCGACGCGAGCTTCTTGAGGCTGGTCATCGCGGCCTGCTGGACCTCGGGTGGCGAGGTCGGGTGCAGCAGCGCGATGAGCCGGGCGATGTCGGCGTCCTGCTCGGTGGGCCCGCGCGCGAGCAGGCGGGTGGCGGCGCTTGCGGATTGCGGGTTGCGGATGGCGGATTGGAGCGAGGCGTCTGCGCGGGCCTGGATGAACAGGCGGTCGAGGTTTGAGATTCGCCCTCGCAATTCTGCCGAGCCGCCGGCCGACAGCTTCCCAAGCGTCGAGCCGCGCCGTTCGAGCGCCTCCACCAGACCCGCCAGCGCGCTGAATTGCCACGGCGCGAACCCGCGCGCTTCAGGCGTCCCGACTTTCGCGAGCGGCTTCAACAGCGCATTCGGATCATTCCCCGACACCGTCAGCCCCATCAACTGCTCGATGAGCGCGGACGCCGGCCTGACGGGGTCGCCATATTCAAACACGAGGGCGAGCATTTCGCCCGCATGCTTCGAGGCGGAAGACAGCACGGCCGTTTGCAGCGGGGAGGAGTCCGGGTCTTTCAACGCAAGCAGGGCGAGCATCGCCGCCGCCGCGGGCGCGTCACTGGCGCCGAGCGAATAGGCAAGCTGCGTCCGGACACGCGGCGATTCATCCTGTGGCAACCGTATCAGCGCCTCCAAGACCTGCCCCTCGCCGTAGTTCCGCTTCGCCGCCTCCGCGCCGTTTCCAGCCGGTGCGAGTTGCTTCGACGCCACATTGTAACGGGCGAGGATGGAAGGCATGTGACGCTCGGCGATGGCGACCGCAAACTCGCGGACACCGGGATTCGGATCCTTCAGGCAGAGCGCGAGGTCGGTCAACTCGGCGCGGGCGCACGCTTCGAGGGTTGCAAGCCATTGCAGTCGCACGCGCGCATCCGGGCTGCGAAACGGTGTCGGCCGGATTTCACTCATCCCCGTCGTCGCGGATCCGGAGTCGACGAGCAACCGCTGCACGGTGTCCCGTTGCCAGCCGTTTGGCGAGTCCATCGCCGCGACGAGTTCGGTCGTGTTGAGCTTCGCGAGATTCGGAACCTTTCGCAGCGGCTTCCCCTCGGGAACCACGCGCCAGATGCGCCCCTTGTCGTCGCCGTCGCGCATGTCGGGGCGGCTCTTCAGCTCCTCCGGGAAATACTCCGGGTGCTCGATGATGAGCCGATACATGTCCGCGATGTAGAGCGCGCCGTCGGGGCCGGTCTTGAGCATTGTCGGGCGGAACCAGTTGTCGGACGACGCGAGGAACTCGCGCTTCTGCTCGTCGGGCGCGCGCTGGCTCTTGAAGCTCACGCCGTCCGGCTCGAGCACTTCGCGGTGGACGACGTTGTTCGCCGGCTCGCTGATGAACACGCTTGTGGCGAACTCCGGCCCGAAGAGGTCGTCGCGATACGGGGACGGGCTGTTGGCGCTGGTGACTTCGTTGACGCGGTCGGGCCAGTTGAAGCGCTGCTGCCGCGAGCCGACGGTGAAGACCTGGTTCGGCGGCGTGTAGTTCGCGAGCATCGTGCGCGTGGATTTCACGACGAGTTGCGGGTTGCGCTTCAGGTAGTGGATGGGGACGTGATAATGCCAGAGCCAGTTCGGGTTGTTGTTGCCAAACCAGTTCCCCCAGTCGTCGCGCCGCCGGCCGAACTGCGTTTGTCCCGCGACGAGTTCGATTTCGCCCGTGTCCGGCTTGAAGCGGAGGTCGTGGCCGCGGATGTCAATGGGAGGTGAATTGCCCGTCACCGGGCCGGACAACACGCCGCCGACGCGCTGGATCAATCCTCCGCTGTCGCCGTTCGCCGCGTAGACCCAGCCGTCGAGACCAAACTCGAAGCCGTTGATGCGGTGTTGCTGGTTGCCCTCGCGGAAGCCGGTGAACAACACTCGCTTCACATCCGCTCGGCCGTCGCCGTCGGTGTCCTCCGCATAAACAATGTCCGGCGCAGCGCTCACGAGCACGCCCTTGCGCCACGGCATGACGCCATTCGGGAAGTTCAAGCCGTCCAGGAAAACGGCGCGCTTGTCGTAGCGCCCGTCGCCGTCCGTGTCTTCGAGAAAGATGACGCGGCCGGCGGGTCGCATGGTGGGTCGGGCGGCCGCCGCGGTCGATGTTGGCGAACCCGCCGCGTTGGCGGCGACCTGCGTCCTGTCCGGCACGCCACTCGGATAGTCGTGCATCTCGACGACCCAGAGCCGTCCGTCCGCGCCCCATTCGAAGGCGACCGGGTCCATCACGAGCGGTTCGCTCGCGACGAGTTCGACCTTGAAACCGGGACGAACCTGCATGGCAGCGAGCGATCCGGCGGGCGACGACGGCGGCGGTTCGTCGCCCGTGAGCAAGTCGCTGAAAGCCATGCGATGAACGACATCCGGCAGGTGCGCGGTGTCCTCGTTCTGCACGAAAAGTTGCCCGCGATGGAACCATGCGCCGTTGTTGCGGTGCTCGCTATCGCGGACGAACGATGGGATGTCGCGGGCGCTTGATTCGACCGAAGTGCCTCTCACTCCGGCCCTCTCCCCATCGGATGGGGAGAGAGTGGCCAACGGCCGGGTGAGGGGTTCGCGTTTCCCCTCGCGCTGTTTGTAAGTCCAGCCTTTGGCCCAGCCGAGATTGCCTCGTGGGGTGGCGATGTAGAGATGAAGTGAAAAACCCTTCTCGTTTGAGACGAGCAAATCCTCGAAACCGTCGCCATTCGCATCGGCAAAGCGCACGCCGTTGTCGCGTCCCGCGTGGTCCACGAACGAGACTCCCTTGGGCCATCCGGCGCCGAGCTTCCACCACGCCTTGTCCTTCTCGGACCATTGGAAGATCGCCTGCTGCGATTCGTTGGCGACGATCAACTCGCAGATGCCGTCGTGGTCCATGTCGCGGAAGCGGACGCCGGTGTCGGGAGTGAATCCTTGTGCCAGCTTCTCTATCGTCAGGGAGTTTGTGTCCGGTGGGCTAGGACGCGTCGGCAGGAAAGCCATCTGCGTCCTCACATCACCAGGAATGCCGTTCGTCCGATGAGCGCTCTCCACCCACTCCTTGCCATCGAAATCCCAAAATGACAGGCGTCCTCGAACTTGACGACCTCCGAGGCTGAGCCCGAGGACGGATGGCTTTCCGTCGTCGGCTAGGACTGAAAACCTCGTGCGTCCCTCGGTGGCTGCAATGTGCTTCTCGCCTCCTGTATTGTCACGCGACGTGAGGTTCGACCCAATCATCAACGGAAACGCAATCTCAGTCCAGGTTCGTTGCTCAGAATTCCAAAGGCGGCAGAAGCGGGTCACCTCATTTCCAACCACCACGTCCATCAGCCCGTCATTGTTCACATCAAGCAGCCGCACGCCGTTCTCACCACCCCTGGCATCTCGCAGTGGATTTCCCTTCAGCAGATTCTTGTCCAGCCGCTCCTGCGCCTC
This genomic window contains:
- a CDS encoding phosphocholine cytidylyltransferase family protein encodes the protein MAPSSVFHRTVTMRAILIAAGRGRRLMPMTTDTPKCYAEVHGRRLLDWALRAFAGAGVTDICFIGGYQIEKVRRDYPKFTFRHNAGWEHNNILASLMHAEDLMGEGFICCYSDILFTADVVRRVLDLRADIALSVDTRWLERYQHRTQHPPDDAEKVTAHNGHVTRVHRGIAPHEAHGEYTGIAKFTPAGAAQLRDAFHLARSKHAGKPFREAAVFEKAYLIHLFQEMIEGGATFAHADTPGSYMEVDTQEDFELARLHWRGDTD
- a CDS encoding MFS transporter is translated as MNPSDAAKSTSCFPPGGNYVLWILWLTYGSFYFCRNNLGVALPGIQTELGLDKSQLGDVLMALKLAYGAGQFLNGQLAERFPPRRLLALGMLLSAALNVAFGFGAALWFLIFVWACNGYVQALGWPPTMRVAANWFELHHRGRAIGIIGTGYQLCGALTFVVAGWAAEKFGWRGALYVPAGILLASALHMWFTLVESPGAAGATAADRASDVLSKPAATSIWHNIGTTLSNPALWLVALALCLLDACRYGFTDWGVTHLKEVQGATVSGAAFKYAVLPFGGIAGAYLSGWATDRWFGGRRAPVICVLLVLLGLLSVAYNTVIHWGMGSSVTILFLIGFCIFGPQVLLVGTLPVDLARRGTAAAAAGFVNFMGYMGAAAGDKFTGHLAQDHGWKFAVWFWACCAFAGAAVIAFLWNAGRKPEAASSAP
- a CDS encoding cobalamin-independent methionine synthase II family protein, which translates into the protein MSILFPTSVVGSLPRPPFVLDLIHGRPPLAPDDYERRMQAAVRYAVAMQEHAGLDVLTDGEWWRKSYIGVIAELARGFELGTLPDGRPFTLVTDKLAPKTPGFIAREVTFLKTLTRRLVKSTLPSPALLGERMWSPDQSARAYPNRNDFVRDCVPVLRRELELIRDAGADIAQIDDPHLCLFVDPAVRAKYPDPDAAAGFAVDMINAVVDGVKGIKLAVHLCRRAGGRARGEVAHEGGYGPILTHLNRLKVHHLTMEFTSPAAGDKAVFRQLRDDFEIGLGCVGVTPGVVDSAETIASRVREALKFLPADRITLNPDCGFAPGSGAVVSMDEAYQKLCNEVEAARMLRDEAGSQAESRPMAVRSKLRG
- a CDS encoding c-type cytochrome, translated to MVPLRLPSLALVAAVVASASQAFAATPTNAGNRLTYLDNDDPFYPHRDFPKLITPQWVGEPGVEAVVILAIDDMRDTKRYETFLRPILERLKRMDGRAPVSIMVNIVTTNDAPQLEAWLKEGLSLDVHTLAHPCPLLQRGSFTNAANTYHGGVDLLASVPGNKPVAFRMPCCDSMNSPSPRFYAEMFNRASPNGHFLTIDSSVMCVPTTNDTSLPRELVLDAQGRERFRKYFPAQTNAVTRKSLANFGTWIEDYPYPYVINKVCWEFPAMVPSDWEAFNLHGPTNPITLADWKAALDAVVRKQGVFTWIFHPHGWSSAAQIVEFIDHAERTHGKKVKFLTFREAQERLDKNLLKGNPLRDARGGENGVRLLDVNNDGLMDVVVGNEVTRFCRLWNSEQRTWTEIAFPLMIGSNLTSRDNTGGEKHIAATEGRTRFSVLADDGKPSVLGLSLGGRQVRGRLSFWDFDGKEWVESAHRTNGIPGDVRTQMAFLPTRPSPPDTNSLTIEKLAQGFTPDTGVRFRDMDHDGICELIVANESQQAIFQWSEKDKAWWKLGAGWPKGVSFVDHAGRDNGVRFADANGDGFEDLLVSNEKGFSLHLYIATPRGNLGWAKGWTYKQREGKREPLTRPLATLSPSDGERAGVRGTSVESSARDIPSFVRDSEHRNNGAWFHRGQLFVQNEDTAHLPDVVHRMAFSDLLTGDEPPPSSPAGSLAAMQVRPGFKVELVASEPLVMDPVAFEWGADGRLWVVEMHDYPSGVPDRTQVAANAAGSPTSTAAAARPTMRPAGRVIFLEDTDGDGRYDKRAVFLDGLNFPNGVMPWRKGVLVSAAPDIVYAEDTDGDGRADVKRVLFTGFREGNQQHRINGFEFGLDGWVYAANGDSGGLIQRVGGVLSGPVTGNSPPIDIRGHDLRFKPDTGEIELVAGQTQFGRRRDDWGNWFGNNNPNWLWHYHVPIHYLKRNPQLVVKSTRTMLANYTPPNQVFTVGSRQQRFNWPDRVNEVTSANSPSPYRDDLFGPEFATSVFISEPANNVVHREVLEPDGVSFKSQRAPDEQKREFLASSDNWFRPTMLKTGPDGALYIADMYRLIIEHPEYFPEELKSRPDMRDGDDKGRIWRVVPEGKPLRKVPNLAKLNTTELVAAMDSPNGWQRDTVQRLLVDSGSATTGMSEIRPTPFRSPDARVRLQWLATLEACARAELTDLALCLKDPNPGVREFAVAIAERHMPSILARYNVASKQLAPAGNGAEAAKRNYGEGQVLEALIRLPQDESPRVRTQLAYSLGASDAPAAAAMLALLALKDPDSSPLQTAVLSSASKHAGEMLALVFEYGDPVRPASALIEQLMGLTVSGNDPNALLKPLAKVGTPEARGFAPWQFSALAGLVEALERRGSTLGKLSAGGSAELRGRISNLDRLFIQARADASLQSAIRNPQSASAATRLLARGPTEQDADIARLIALLHPTSPPEVQQAAMTSLKKLASPLVAESLLAKWNELMPAVRGEALSALLSRAEWTQSLLGAIEAGKLTASALGLAQQQVLLAHTQPAIRERAAKLFTRVNPDRAKVIERFKGVEALTGNAQRGGAVFGGLCGTCHRVGGGGRGGVGPDLGTVADKPVSQLLTAILDPSQAVDPAYVYYIGYTKDFRDVSGIIVAETPNSITLRNAGGQDDTVLRADLVELKTGGLSMMPEGLEANLNPQAMADLIAFIKSGAGAAPKRR
- a CDS encoding sodium-translocating pyrophosphatase — protein: MANAKRFRLDRTSGLLALVLLSVLAASPAFAGEADIKLPDLSTIEFTLFGSTVTGMMLLNIGLLICLVGTAFGVMQYLQTKALPVHRSMAAVSDIIWETCKTYLTQQGKFLAVLWVLIAACMIYYFGFLSHNSAGNVVVILLASILGILGSYGVAWFGIRINTRANSRAAFASLQGNPLHTLGISLQSGMSVGLLLVSVELFFMILILAYLPSHLAGPCFIGFAIGESLGASALRICGGIFTKIADIGADLMKIVFQLPEDDPKNPGVIADCTGDNAGDSVGPTADGFETYGVTGVALIAFLALALAQPAQQAACGQLIVWLFVMRMLMILTSLGSYFINDVASKSLFGANKDFDWEAPLTNLVWLTSISSVVVTFGASYLLLGSFKGMPDLWWVLSIIISCGTLAGAIIPEFTKVFTSTHSRHVKEVVTASRHGGASLNVLSGLVAGNFSGFWMGLVIMVLMLISYVAATYTGSPVLQLMPDVAFAAPIFAFGLVAFGFLGMGPVTIAVDSFGPVTDNAQSVYELSQIESVPNVKEEIKKDFGFDADFEHAKHELEKGDGAGNTFKATAKPVLIGTAVVGATTMIFGIIMLLKSIPEYSAVIEKLSLVQPEVVMGLVMGGAVIYWFTGASTQAVVTGAYRAVVFIKENIKLDASKASIADSKEVVKICTVYAQKGMVNIFVVIFCFSLALPFFNPYFFIGYLMGLAFFGLFQAIFMANGGGAWDNAKKIVEVDLRQKNTPLHAATVVGDTVGDPFKDTSSVSLNPVIKFTTLFGLLAVEIAVAMTNQTVKYAIGGVFALVALVFVYRSFYGMRIPEESIKT
- a CDS encoding prepilin-type N-terminal cleavage/methylation domain-containing protein codes for the protein MRTTHRRSPLGEPCRNARNGFTLIELLVVIAIIAILAGMLLPALSKAKAKSAGARCQANLKQLQLGWHLYTEDFDGRCVDNMDSPARSWVRGNLNFTAGNAINTDKLCLIGRDVLVNNYPSPLIGNATPTNGMLGSYVGFQPGVFKCPSDKSQTTVGPRNRSVSMLQTVGWNVNNRSWVNNAYPNPQTPFKVYRRVEDMTKPTPSDLFVFLDEHPDGINDGGFAVQCIRDQDIGGVANSQIIDFPAPYHNLNSAFSFADGHSEFRKWTGPAIMPVKYQASAPIVVAGRNPDYLWLRDHASSAD